Part of the Desulfurobacteriaceae bacterium genome, GAAGGAAAAGCCTTGTGATGTTGACTATGAAACTGTAAAGGAGTGGATTAAGCAAAAAAGAGAAGAAGAAGTAGAAATTAAAGGAAAGAAAGGAAAACTTACCCACTTCCTCATTGAACCATGTGTTCCACACGCTCAAGAAGACGAATACTACGTAGCTTTTACACTTGATAGAGAAGGTGATAAAGTATTCATGTCTGCCTTTGGTGGAATTGACGTAGAAGAGAACTGGAATAAGGTTAGAGAAGTTCTTATTCCAGCTTTAGCATCTGACGAAGAAGCTGCTAAGCTTATTGAAGAAAACGTTCCAGAAGAAATTAAGGATAAAGAAAAGTATGCAGACTTCGTAAAGAGACTTTACAAGTTCTTTAAAGACATGCACTTTGCATACCTTGAAATCAACCCACTTGTTATGGTAGGAAACAAGGTTTATCCACTTGACTTTGTAGGAAGACTTGATGACACAGCTCAGTTCTTAGTTGGTAGAAAGTGGGGAGAAATAGAATTCCCAGCAGGATTTGGTGGAGAACTTACACCAGAAGAGAAATACATCAAAGAAATGGACGAAAAGTCTGGAGCTTCCCTCAAGCTTACTATCCTCAATCCAAAGGGTAGAATCTGGACACTCGTTGCAGGTGGTGGAGCATCTGTAGTTTACGCAGATACTGTAGCTGACCTTGGATACGTTCATGAACTTGCTAACTACGGTGAATACTCCGGAAACCCATCAAGGGCGGAAACAAGAGAGTACGTTAAAACAGTTCTTGACCTTATGACAAGAGAGAAAGATCCACAAGGAAGACCAAAGATCCTCATCATTGGTGGAGCTATTGCTAACTTTACAGACGTTGCCAAGACTTTTGACGGAATTATTGATGCTTTCAAAGAGTATGCAGATAAAATGAAAGAAGTTGGAGTTAAGATTTACGTGCGTCGTGGAGGACCAAACTACGAAGTAGGTCTTGCAAGAATTAAGAAAGCAGCTGAAGAACTTGGTCTTCCAATAGAGGTTTATGGACCTGAAACACACATTACAGCAATCGTTAAGAAAGCTCTTGAAGAAAATCCTTAATTTGGAGGAAGAATATGGCAAGACCCGATTACATTCTATTTGACAGAGAAACAAAGGCAATATTCTGGAACCTTAACAGAAATGCTATTCAAAGAATGCTCGATTACGACTACACAGTAGGAAGATCTCCATCTATCGTTGCTATTGTTGCTCCAACACAAAGCAGAAAGTTTGAAAAGTTCTTCTTTGGAACTCAGGAAATAATGATTCCTATCTATAGATCTACAGTTGAAGCTGCAGAAAAACACCCTGAAGCAGATGTTCTTGTTAACTTTGCATCCTTTAGAACTGCTTACAACGTAACAATCGAGGCTCTTAACATTCCAACTATTAGAACTGTAGCTATTACAGCAGAAGGTATTCCAGAAAGACTTGCAAGAGATATGGCTCTTAGAGCCAAGCAGCTTGGTAAGTGGATAATCGGTCCTGCTACAGTTGGTGGTATTGCTGCTGGTGCATTTAGAATCGGAAACGCTGGTGGAACAATTGAAAACATCGTTAAGTCTAAACTTCACAGACCTGGTTCTTGCGGTCTTGTTACAAGATCTGGAGGACTCTTTAACGAGCTTTCTAACATCATCGCAAGAAACGCTGATGGTATCGTAGAAGGTATCGCTATTGGTGGTGATAGGTTCCCAGGATCTGACTTCCTTGATCACCTTTTAAGATTCCAAAAGAACCCTCAAGTTAAGTACATGATAATGCTCGGTGAAGTTGGTGGCGAGCTTGAGTATAAAGTTGCTGAAGCTATCAAATCTGGACTTATTACAAAGCCTGTAATCGCTTGGTGTATTGGAACAATCGCTAAGCACTTTGGTGGAGAAGTTCAGTTCGGACACGCAGGTGCTAAAGCTGGTGCTGACAGAGAAACAGCAGATGCTAAGAATAGGGCTCTCAAAGAAGCAGGAGCTATCGTTCCAGATTCCTTCAACGACTTCCCAGAAGTTATTAGAGAAGTTTACGAGGATCTTAAGAGAAAAGGTGAAATTGGAGAAATTGAAGAACCAGAAGTTCCACCAATTCCAGAAGATTATGCAAAAGCTGTTAAGGCTGGAAAGGTTAGAAGACCTACAAACTTCATCTGTACAATTTCCGATGACAGAGGAGAAGAGGCTACTTACTGCGGTATTCCAATCTCTGAAGTTGTTGAAAAAGATTACTCAATTGCTGATGTTATTGGTCTCCTTTGGTTCAAGAAGAAGTTCCCAGCATGGGCTTCAAAGTTCATTGATATGGTAATCAAGGTTGTTGCTGATCACGGTCCTGCTGTTTCCGGTGCCCACAACGCAAAAGTAACTGCAAGGGCAGGAAAAGATCTTATGTCCTGTCTTGCTACAGGTATTCTCACAATTGGACCAAGATTTGGTGGTGCTATTGACGGTGCTGCTAAGTACTTCAAGATGGCAAAAGAGAAGGGAATGGATCCTTACGAGTTCGTAGAATACATGAAGAACGTTGAGAAGATACCAATTCCAGGTATTGGACACAGAATTAAGTCTACAAAGAACCCTGACAAGAGGGTTGAACTTCTCAAGAAGTTTGCAAAAGAGAACTTCCCATCAACAGAACTTCTTGACTACGCTCTTGAAGTTGAAAAGGTTACAACAGCTAAGAAAGAGAACCTCATTCTCAACGTTGACGGAACAATTGGTGTTCTCCTTGTAGACATGTTCAGAAACCTTGGCTACACAGACGAAGAAATTGATGAACTCATCAATGCAGGAGCCTTCAACGCCTTCTTCGTACTTGGAAGATCTATCGGATTTATTGGACACATCCTTGACGAGAAAAGACTCGCCATGCCTCTTTACAGACATCCATGGGACGATATCCTCTACGACGTTAAGAGACCTGAGGAAGCTTAATATTAGGGGGACTGTTGTCCCCCCTTTTTAAAATATCTAAAAATAAAGACCAAGAAAGGTAAAAGAAGTAAGCTTGTATTTTCTATTTCCCAAGTATTTCTTATCATTGAAAAAGTTAATTTCCCGTAATCCACTAATCTCTAGAATACCTAAACTCAAGATCTGGCCATCAGTGTGATGTTTCTCACCTTTTTCAAAGTTGTATGAATTACTAAAAAACAAAGGATTTTGATAAACTCTTATAAGATGGGAAAAGTCTTAAACGTTTTAACAAAAAAGAGGGGGATGTAGTCCACTATTCTTTGCGTACCTTTTAAAACGTTAGGCAAACAGTTTAGAGGAGAAATTCAAATGAAAAATAGTATGAAGCATAACGATCATAACATAACCATAGAAATGCCTCATCATGAGAAAGATGTAAAGCATGAAGGACATAAAATGAATCATAGCAGTCACCATGCTCATATGGTAGAAGATTTTAAAAGACGTTTCCTTATTTCTTCTATACTAACAATACCTATTCTGATCTTATCGCCCTTCATTCAAAACCTATTAGGTATTAGGCTAAGTTTTCCAGGGGATGTTTATGTTCTTTTTGGTCTGTCAACTGTAATTTACCTTTATGGTGGTTTCCCCTTTCTCGAAGGTTTTGTTAATGAAATAAGAACAAAAAAACCTGGAATGATGACACTGATTGCTACTGCAATAACAACGGCATACATCTACAGCAGCTTGGTTGTTTTTGGACTGAAGGGAAAAAGTTTTTTCTGGGAATTAGCTACTTTGATAGATATTATGCTGCTTGGACACTGGATTGAAATGAAGTCAATTATAGGGGCTTCTCAAGCCTTAGAAAAGTTAGCCAGATTAATGCCATCAAAGGCCCATAAATTCATGCCAGATGAAACTTTAAAAGATATTCCTCTCCAAGAACTAAAACCAGGAGATATAGTAATTGTAAAGCCAGGGGAAAAGATTCCTGCAGATGGGATCGTTATTGAGGGAGAAACTTCAGTAAATGAGGCGATGTTAACTGGTGAGAGTAAACCTGTTCCGAAAAAGAAAGGCAGTATAGTTATAGGTGGTTCTATTAACGGAGAAGGCTCAATTAAGGTTGAAGTTAAAAAAATTGGTAAAGATTCTTTTCTATCTCAGGTGATCGATCTTGTAAAGAAAGCCCAGGAAAGCAAATCAAAAACCCAAGATCTGGCAAATCGTGCTGCAGTCTGGTTAACAATAGTTGCTTTAGTTGGAGGAGCTATTACTTTCTTTGTGTGGACTGTAATAGTGCATAAAGATGTAGCTTTTGCTTTAGAGCGAACTGTTGCAGTTATGGTTATTACCTGTCCTCATGCTCTTGGCTTGGCAGTTCCATTGGTAGTAGCTGTCTCAACAGCTATCGCTGCAAAAAAGGGTTTCCTAATACGAAATCGTATTGCTTTTGAGAAGGCAAGGAATCTTCAAGCAGTAGTTTTTGACAAAACTGGAACGTTAACAGAAGGAAAATTTGGAGTTTCCGATGTAATCGTTTTATCTGAAGACATTACCGCTGAAGAAATTCTAAACTACGCAGCTTCTATTGAGCTACATTCGGAACATCCAATAGCAAAAGCAATTGTTTCTGCATCTAAAAAGACTATGGAAGTAAAGGAGTTCAGAGCCATTCCAGGAAAAGGAGCTGAAGGGAAAGTCAATGGAAAGAAAGTAATAGTTGTTAGTCCAGGCTTTTTAAAAGAAAAAGGTATTCATCTTTATGATGAAAAAGTTTTAAAGTTAGCATCAGAAGGAAAAACGGTAGTATACGTTTTAATAGATGGAGAACCAAAGGGTGCCATAGGTCTCGCAGATATAATTAGACATGAGTCTAAGGAAGCTATAAAAAGGCTAAAAGAAATGGGGATAAAATGCATAATGCTTACGGGAGACAACAAACAAGTTGCTAGTTGGGTTGCGAAAGAAGTTGGTCTTGATGAGTTCTTTGCTGAGGTTTTACCTAATGAAAAAGCCAAGAAGATAAAGGAGATACAATCCCGTGGTCTTGTTGTTGCAATGGTTGGTGATGGAATCAACGACGCACCAGCACTAGTTCAGGCAGATGTGGGAATCGCTATCGGTGCAGGAACCGATGTAGCAATTGAATCTGCAGACATAGTTCTTGTAAGAGATGATCCAAGGGACGTTGTTTCTATAGTTAAGCTTGCACGAGCTACTTACAAGAAGATAGTTCAAAATTTGATATGGTCTACGGGCTACAACGCAGTTGCTATACCCCTTGCTGCAGGTATTCTTTATAATTCTGGTTTCCTGCTTAGCCCAGCAGTAGGTGCAGTACTGATGTCCTTGAGTACGGTTATAGTAGCAATAAATGCTAAACTTCTGAAAATTTAGAAATGTCTTTATTTAAAAAGAAAAAACTTTTTTAAAGGTTCTAAAACACTATAGGTTCAAACTGGTAAAATTCTCCTGCACGCGATTAGTTTAAGTCTTAGGTGAGGAGGCATATATGTCTGTTAGAGTTCGCTTTGCTCCTAGTCCAACAGGTTTTATGCACGTTGGAAATGCAAGAACTGCTCTATTTAACTACCTATTCGCAAGACATCACAATGGAACTTTTATACTAAGAATAGAGGATACAGATACAGAAAGACACAGCGAAGAAGCGGTAAAGGTTATTTATGATGCCTTAAGGTGGATGGGGATAAATTGGGATGAAGGTCCAGATGTTGGAGGGAATTTTGGTCCTTATAGACAGTCCGAAAGACTAGACATTTATAGAAAGTACATTGAAGAGCTTAAAAGAAAAGGTCTTGTTTATGAGTGTTTCTGCACTCAAGAAGAACTTGATGAAATGAGAAAGAGACAACTTGAAAAGGGAGAACCACCAAGATATACAGGAAAATGTAGAAATCTTACGGAGGATGAAAAAGAAAAGCTAAGGGCAGAAGGTAGAAAACCGGTTCTAAGGTTTAAAGTTCCTGAAGATAGAACAATAAAGTTTCAAGATCTAGTTAAAGGAGAAATAGAAATTCATTCAAGACAACTTGGTGGAGATTTTGTAATTGTTCGCTCAAATGGGATGCCTGTTTACAATTTTGTTGTTGTAGTTGACGACGCCTTAATGGGAATCACACACGTTATTAGGGGAGAAGATCACATATCCAATACTCCTAAGCAGATACTAATCTACGAAGCTTTAGGGTTCAAAGTTCCACAGTTTGCTCACCTTCCGATGATACTTGGTCAGGACAGAAGTAAACTATCAAAGCGCCACGGTTCAACAAGTGTTAAGGAGTTTCAAGAAAAGGGTTATCTATCTGAGGCCTTTACAAACTTCTTAGCTCTCCTTGGCTGGTATCCAAAAGATGGAAAGGAAATTCTATCCTTGGAAGAACTTATTGAGAGATTTGACATAAAAGACGTAAATAGCGCCCCTGCTGTTTTTGATACAACAAAACTGAATTGGATGAATCAGGTTTACATTAGAAACTACCCTGTAGAAAAACTAACAGAACTCGTTATTCCATACCTTGAAAAAGCTGGATTTAAAGTAGATAACTACGAGAAAGATTGGCTAGCTAAAGTGATTGAGGCAACTAGGGAATACTTTACGGTTCTCTCTGATGCACCAACGTATATGGAAACTTTCCTAAAGGATAACTTTGATATCGAAGAAGACGCAAAGAATTTTGTCTTAGAAGATGAATTAAGGCTCAAAGTTATTGAAACTTTTTACAACAAAGTTAAAGATCTTCAAGACGAACTAACAAAAGAGAAGTTTAAGGAAGTTGTAAAAGCGGTAGGAAAAGAACTCAAAGCTAAAGGAAAGAACCTATTTATGCCTGTGAGGGTAGGACTTACCGGAAAAACTAAAGGGGTTGAACTTGATATTCTGGTAGATCTTCTTGGAAAAGAAAGGGTATTAAAAAGACTTGAAAACAGTATTGAAAAGCTTAAGCGGGAGTAGGGGATGGCTGAAGCTCAAAATTTAAAAGAAAAAGTGTTTTTCATTCTTACGGGTATTAGACTCCACGCTAAAGAGTATTTTCTACGTCTAACCGGTCTTTTTAAGAGATATGAATACTGTATAGCCTTTCCCTCTATTCCAGAAGGATTGAGAGCTGAAAAGTACATAAAAGGATTTAAGGCAGTTTCTATCCCCATACCTAATGAAATTTTCGAAGAGTGTGGTGTAGGAATACTGGTAAAAGAAGAGGATAAAGATAGATTAATAAAACATCTGAAAGATAATGGTATCCTAATTTCTGGAGTGTTCAAAAGGGTGGAGGATACTTTTCAAGAGGTTGAAAAGCCGTGAAAATAGCTATACTTGGTTCAGGTAGCTGGGGAACAGCATTAGCTATTCACTTTGGAAAGGCAGGTTTTGAAGTCTTCCAATGGTGTAGAGAGGCAGAGGTAGCAGAGAATATAAATGAAAAGAGAGAAAATCCATTTTATTTGAAAGGTTTCAAATACCCAAAAAATGTAAGAGCTACTTCTAATTTAAAAGAAGTTTTCAAAGAGAACTGTAACCTCTTCTTTTCTGTTATTCCTACCCAGTTTACAAGAGACTTTTGGAAAGAGATAAAGCCTTTTATAAAGGATCAAAAGGTTATCTGTGCAAGTAAGGGAATAGAGATAGAAACCCTTAAAACACTATCTATGGTCTTTGAGGAGATTTTTGGGAAAGTTGACAACTATTACGTTCTTTCTGGTCCTACTTTCGCAAAAGAGGTAGCTGCTGGACTTCCGGCAGCTGCTGTAATTGCTGGATATAACGACGGAGATGTTTTAGATCTTGTAAAAGTTCTTAATACTAAGACCTTAAGACTTTACGCATCAGATGATGTCAAAGGTGTGGAGCTCGGTGGAGCTCTTAAAAATGTAATAGCAATCGCTGCAGGCATCTGTGATGGAATGGGACTTGGTAACAACGCGCGTGCCGCTCTTATTACAAGGGGACTTTCTGAAATAAAAAGATTGGGAAAATTTTTGGGAGCAAAAGAGGAAACTTTTTATGGTCTTTCGGGTTTGGGAGACTTAATTTTAACTTGTACTGGTGATCTTTCAAGAAATAGACAGTTTGGATTGTCTATAGGTAGAAAAGAAGGAAAAGTTGATGAGAAATACGTAGTTGAAGGAGTTCACACAGTAAGAGCTGTGGTAAAGCTTGCCAAAAAATTCAACGTAGAAATGCCAATTTGTCAAGCAGTGTACAAAATTGTTTATGAAAAGTTGGACATGAAGAAAGTGATAGAGGAACTCCTCTCCCGTCCTGTGAAAGGAGAAAATTACTAATGAGCTGTTTTAATTTTGGAAAAGAGGACGAACTTTTCCCATTTGAAGAAAATGCCAATAGATGGATTGAAGGAATATCCCCTGACTGGAAAGTAAACAGGGATTACAAAATACCTACCAAACAAAGGGAAGTTGAGAAAAGACTTTTAAAGTTTAAACGTTTATTTTATGGAAGTGAATTTGAAGAAAAAGTGAACTACATTATTTATCTTAACAGTAGAATAACTTCTAAGTCTGAAAAAGGAAAATGCTTTTTTTTCATAGTTGAAAACTATCTTTTTCCGTTCCTTGAGAAGCTTATCTACTACCAAACAAACTATCCAGAAGGAGAAGAAGAACTTAATTTCCTTCTTAAAGAAATAGAGAAAGATTTATCCCTTACACAACTAAAGAACTTCGAAGACAAAATTAACAGAACCTTTGATATCCTTATTTCTGCACTCTACCAACAGATTGATTAAAAGTTTTTTGGGGGTAGTTATGATAGAACGCTACATAGAAGATCTTGACGAACTAAAGAGAAGCTTCATAGAAATGGCAGACATGGCAAGGAAAATAATTACTGAAGCAATGGAAGCCTTAACGGAAAGAGACACCGAGAAGGCAGAAATTACCTACCAGTACGATAGACTCATAGACCTAAAAGAACTTGAAATAGAGGAAAAGTGTGTCAGAATTCTTGCCCTTTATTCTCCAGAGGCTACCGATTTAAGGTTCGTTGTCTCTATCTTAAAAAGTATTGTTGACCTTGAAAGGGTTGGAGACTTAGCAAGGGACATTTGTGAAACAGCAATTTGTTTGGCTAAACATCCACCAATTAAGCCTTACATTGACCTACCAAGAATGCTTACAATAGTTGGGGAAATGTTAAAAGATTCCATAATGGCACTTTTGCGTGGAGATGTGGAGCTTGCAAAAGAAGTGATAGACAAAGATGACATTGTGGATAGTTTTTATCAAAGACTCTTTGATGAACTTACAGAAATCGCAAGTAAAAACCCAGAAAATGGAGCTATAGCTGTTAGGTTAATTCTGGTAGTGAAAGCTCTTGAAAGGGTAGGAGACCACGCTACAAATATTGCAGAGTACGCGATCTATTACAAGACAGGAGATGTAGTAAAGCATAAGAAAGCTCAAGAATACCTAAAGAAACTAAAAGAGAATCAAAAAGATGGAAATACATAATCCCTTTGTTTATCTAAGCTATGGATTCGGAATCAAAGCTCTATTAGCAAGTGTGTTATCAGGGATTATTTGTTCTGCAATAGGATCCTATGTAGTCTTGAAAAGAATGGCTTTTGTGGGAGCTGGGCTTTCCCACATAGCTTTTGCAGGAGTTTCTTTTGGCTTATTTGCTGGAATATCACCTTTAGTTTCTTCTTTAATCTTTACTCTTATTAGTGCAATTTCCATTTGGTATCTTAGAACGAAAAAGAAGGTTAACTACGATACAACTCTTGGAATCCTTTTTGCTACCAGCATGGCACTTGCCGTTATTTTCTTGAGTCTTTCAGGAAGCTACAGTTCAGAAGCACTATCCTACCTTTTCGGAAGTCCTCTAACGGTTGAGAACTCTGACATTTTCCTTTTACTAACTGTAGCGTTGATTACCCTCATGTTCTTCTTTTTTTTCTGGAAGGAAATTTACCTTACAGCTTTTAGTGAAGATATAGCGAAAGCTTCTGGGTTTGCTGTTGAGTTAATTACTTTTGTCTTATCTTTGCTTATCGCACTCGCAACCACACTCTCTATAAAAGCCGTAGGCTCTATTCTTGTCTTTTCGCTTCTTGTTATGCCTGCTGCTTCTGCCTTTAAAGTGGCTAAGAACTATACCAGTTTCTTCTTTCTATCATTACTTTTTGGTTTTCTATCCTCATTTATTGGAATTCTAATTTCTTTTCTTCTCGATATCCCTTCGGGAGCAGCGATAACGTTCGTATCGTTTTTAATTTTTGTTGTTTCTGTTTTCCTAAGTAGAAATTAAAGGGGGAAAATACCCCCAAACTATCTCTTTAACATCGTTAGAATCTCTCTAACCCTTTTACCAACACTTCTTGCAGTTTGTAGTCCCCAATCATCTATCTCAAATTTATCTTCTACTTGCTTTGAGATAGCAGCACATCCAAAGTGGGCAGTAGGATCTGAATCTGCTACTAAGATCATCCCGTGAATTAAAGCCCAAGCGTGTATTGCCTGTAAAGTATGCTCTTGCCCTCCATGTTTTGTTGCACCTACTGCAATTGCTGCACAAACTTTATCTTTTAAGTCCCAGTTAACCCTTAGAGTCCTAGATCTATCAAAAAGAGTTTTTAACATTCCAGTAATTGAACCAAAGTAGACAGGAGAACCAACAATTATTGCATCTGCTTCTTTCATTTTTTTTGCAATCTCTCCGTAGCCATCTTTCACTACGCATATACCACCATTTCTTTTACAAGCATTACAGACTTTACAGTATTCAAGTTTATAATCAGAAAGAGAGAGGATTTCCGTTTCAAACTCTGAAAGTTCTTTTAATGCTTCTTGAAGTAGTATTAAAGTAGAACCTTTTCTATGGGAACCATTGATTGCCAATATTTTCATATTTCCTCCCCTAAAACTTAATGATGAGAAATTACGAACGATAGTATACCAAAGGAAAGGAATATCAATCCAAAGAAAGTGAACGTAAGTTATTAGCGTTGCCACGGAAGATACAAGAGTTTCCATTTCTCCCACATTTACAGTCGAATACAATCAAACCGAAATCTCAAAGGACTTTAAATTAAAGAACAAAAAGATCTCACAGCACTTTGAAATCGGCCAAGCTATATTCAGGAAGTCGTTGAAGGAAAATGAAAGTTAGAAACAAACCAACCAACGAAAGGTAAGACAACTATTGGTTCTTTAAAAATCTCCTTCATACATCAGTTATGAACCCGCCAGGAGGCGGGCAAAAAAACTTAGGAAGGCCAAGGGTAGACATAAACTCCATAGTGAAGAATGTAGTACCTAAGTAAGAAACCTCCTACCAGAACAAGAATTGCAGCTATTGGAACGAAAGTTTTTATTTTCTTTGTCAAAGCTAAAATCTCTAAAACTAAAGGAACAATCAATCCCAAAATTAAAAATCCAAAGACAAATCCAGTGTCGCTAGTTAGATGCTCAAATACGTATTTTCCACCAGCATTTGCATAATAAAGATAGTTAAAGTAAGCTCCAAGCATTATTAGTTCTGCAATGATTAGAACTATATCAACCTTTTCATTCCACTTAGCCCACCAAGAACGCCTTTCATCTCCTTTAGAAAAGTATGTGTAAAGCATGTAGAAGGCTGTGGCTGTTGAAAGAGCAGAAGTTGCAAAAAGAACTGGAACAAGAGGATGGCTCCAGGCAGGAATGGCAGGGGCAACAGATAGTAAGAAACCTGTATAGGTAAAAGTTCCAACTCCAGAAATTAGTGTTACCCAACCTAAAAAGTTTGTAAGTTTAGACTCTTTTTTCATTTTTAGTAGAAAGGACCACAGGATACCTGAAAGTGTAAAGATAACAATTACGTTAGCTCCCCACATTATCCAAGGGTGGAAATTTCCTTCAAAGGCGGCAGCACCAAAAAGGGCTAGGAAAAACTTAAAAGGTTGTAGCATGTGAACTAAAAGGAAAAGCCCTCCAATGTTGACGAGCACTACCCCAAGAAAAGTTCCCCAAAAGTGCATGTTATTGTCTTTGTTCTTGAAAACAAGGTGGTTTAGGGCTGCTAAAAAGCCCATAGCTCCACCAAGACCACCTAGGAATAGGTATATTGCAATTCCTAAATGCCAACTATTTTGATGTTGAAAAGTAAGTTCTAAACCTCCCATTTCTTCCCTCCTTTACTTAACATAGTAAACCTTTGGTTTTGTTCCTAAATGCTCAGCTAAAGGTTTAGCTTTTCCACTTAAAACAAGTTCTGTTGCAGGATTATTCTTGTCGTTAAGATCTGTCCACATTCTGCAATTTGTAGGACAAGTAGAAACACAAGCAGGTTCCAATCCTTCAGAAATCCTATGATGGCAGAAGGTGCATTTATCGATATGAGGAACTAAATGCATTGCAAACTCTTTTCCAAAGATCTCTTTACTCTTGTTCACATCTTCTCTTTCGTATCTATAACGGGCATCGTAAGGACAGGCTATAACGCACGCTTCACAACCAAGACAGAGGCTTGGATTAACCAGTACTACACCATCTTCTGTTTTGTAAGTGGCTCCAGAAGGACAGGCGTAATAACAAGGAGTATTTTGGCAGTGCATACAGAGACGCGGAAAGAAAAGCCTACTACTTTCTCCTACTACTGCCTGCTCTACTTTTGTTCTCCACTTTTCGTTCCAGTAAGGAGTCTGATTTTCTTGTGCACAGGCAGCCATACAAGCATTACAGCCTATACAGTTTTTTAAATCAATAACAAACGCCCAATTTTTCATCTTTTTCCTCCCTTAACTTAGCTGTTAATTTTCCTAACTTTTACTGTCATTTCATCCCTGGTATAACCGGAAATAATCGGTTCTACCTTGTAGTTAAGCACATCAACGTGTCTTGCAGCTTCAGGAGGTTTTACTGCGAATCTAACAGGAGCTTCTGTACCGCCATTGAAAGGAATGAAGATTGTGTCTTCTCTAACCCACTTGGTAATAAAGGCTCTTGCCTTCATTTTTTTAGTAGGGTCTTCTGCGTTAATTACCTCTATTAGGTCGTTATCCCTTATACCTAGCCTTTCAGCAGCTTTCGGATGGATCCAAACTCTATAGTAGATCCTGTCAAGTTTTTTCCACTTGCTTACTCCAACAAGGAGAGGGTTATCTATAGTATGGATACCGGTGTGGGAGAAGATTGGAGACTTTCCATGGGATACAAAGAACTCATCTTTTTCTAAGCTATCTTTTCTTCTTAGAGGAACCCATTCACAGACAGGATCCCAGTTAGGCAGGTATCCAAAGAATCCTTGAACCATTTCAAATATTGTTGAAAAGAGTTCTATCCTTCCTGATGGAAGAGT contains:
- a CDS encoding NAD(P)H-dependent glycerol-3-phosphate dehydrogenase: MKIAILGSGSWGTALAIHFGKAGFEVFQWCREAEVAENINEKRENPFYLKGFKYPKNVRATSNLKEVFKENCNLFFSVIPTQFTRDFWKEIKPFIKDQKVICASKGIEIETLKTLSMVFEEIFGKVDNYYVLSGPTFAKEVAAGLPAAAVIAGYNDGDVLDLVKVLNTKTLRLYASDDVKGVELGGALKNVIAIAAGICDGMGLGNNARAALITRGLSEIKRLGKFLGAKEETFYGLSGLGDLILTCTGDLSRNRQFGLSIGRKEGKVDEKYVVEGVHTVRAVVKLAKKFNVEMPICQAVYKIVYEKLDMKKVIEELLSRPVKGENY
- the phoU gene encoding phosphate signaling complex protein PhoU, which codes for MIERYIEDLDELKRSFIEMADMARKIITEAMEALTERDTEKAEITYQYDRLIDLKELEIEEKCVRILALYSPEATDLRFVVSILKSIVDLERVGDLARDICETAICLAKHPPIKPYIDLPRMLTIVGEMLKDSIMALLRGDVELAKEVIDKDDIVDSFYQRLFDELTEIASKNPENGAIAVRLILVVKALERVGDHATNIAEYAIYYKTGDVVKHKKAQEYLKKLKENQKDGNT
- a CDS encoding metal ABC transporter permease, translated to MEIHNPFVYLSYGFGIKALLASVLSGIICSAIGSYVVLKRMAFVGAGLSHIAFAGVSFGLFAGISPLVSSLIFTLISAISIWYLRTKKKVNYDTTLGILFATSMALAVIFLSLSGSYSSEALSYLFGSPLTVENSDIFLLLTVALITLMFFFFFWKEIYLTAFSEDIAKASGFAVELITFVLSLLIALATTLSIKAVGSILVFSLLVMPAASAFKVAKNYTSFFFLSLLFGFLSSFIGILISFLLDIPSGAAITFVSFLIFVVSVFLSRN
- a CDS encoding flavodoxin family protein; this encodes METLVSSVATLITYVHFLWIDIPFLWYTIVRNFSSLSFRGGNMKILAINGSHRKGSTLILLQEALKELSEFETEILSLSDYKLEYCKVCNACKRNGGICVVKDGYGEIAKKMKEADAIIVGSPVYFGSITGMLKTLFDRSRTLRVNWDLKDKVCAAIAVGATKHGGQEHTLQAIHAWALIHGMILVADSDPTAHFGCAAISKQVEDKFEIDDWGLQTARSVGKRVREILTMLKR
- the nrfD gene encoding NrfD/PsrC family molybdoenzyme membrane anchor subunit → MGGLELTFQHQNSWHLGIAIYLFLGGLGGAMGFLAALNHLVFKNKDNNMHFWGTFLGVVLVNIGGLFLLVHMLQPFKFFLALFGAAAFEGNFHPWIMWGANVIVIFTLSGILWSFLLKMKKESKLTNFLGWVTLISGVGTFTYTGFLLSVAPAIPAWSHPLVPVLFATSALSTATAFYMLYTYFSKGDERRSWWAKWNEKVDIVLIIAELIMLGAYFNYLYYANAGGKYVFEHLTSDTGFVFGFLILGLIVPLVLEILALTKKIKTFVPIAAILVLVGGFLLRYYILHYGVYVYPWPS
- a CDS encoding 4Fe-4S dicluster domain-containing protein; translation: MKNWAFVIDLKNCIGCNACMAACAQENQTPYWNEKWRTKVEQAVVGESSRLFFPRLCMHCQNTPCYYACPSGATYKTEDGVVLVNPSLCLGCEACVIACPYDARYRYEREDVNKSKEIFGKEFAMHLVPHIDKCTFCHHRISEGLEPACVSTCPTNCRMWTDLNDKNNPATELVLSGKAKPLAEHLGTKPKVYYVK